One genomic window of Corallococcus silvisoli includes the following:
- a CDS encoding zinc metalloprotease has translation MSTFHKSLLTATMALVGLNGCVYGYVYDASSGSAVQDVTVTVASGVCSGNGCGSNPTFQKTESSGLYVFDAYGNHNGADHVQIVMPAAGEEALRLVYTRAGYRTVTVYHRPKYETVTQDGTDYSVSNVQPVYLCATNAVDSDGDGICDAAEARYGTNPYSADTDGDRISDYAELYGYGGVDLRYYGVDPRKKDVLVEVDYYADRKPTQAALDRVTTAFANAPVSNPNGTTGINLHLVLDSQIAAADAIANLDTAWQGVDTLKSKYFPARRAPFFHYALFANTYGTTSSSGLSRGIPGHDLIVTLGAWSPAGGTELQQAGTLMHELGHNIGLRHGGNDDSNYKPNYLSQMNYEYQMYGLRVDGVDNVLDYSRVRVASISESSINEVSAFAPVSPTTEADLAHIGVRINGIQVSGTASANLDFNNNGVIQSVSYAKDLNHDSDTLDTFPASQNDWLALVYDGASQIGDPWLGVSQGLSRAQPFFVIPEKTDACLTAEAFRAR, from the coding sequence ATGTCCACGTTTCACAAGAGCCTGCTGACGGCCACCATGGCACTCGTCGGCTTGAACGGATGTGTCTACGGTTACGTCTACGACGCGTCTTCGGGCAGCGCCGTGCAGGACGTGACGGTGACCGTTGCTTCCGGCGTCTGCTCCGGCAACGGCTGCGGCAGCAACCCCACGTTCCAGAAGACGGAATCGTCGGGCCTCTACGTCTTCGACGCGTACGGCAACCACAACGGCGCGGACCACGTGCAGATCGTCATGCCCGCCGCCGGCGAGGAGGCGCTCCGGCTCGTCTACACCCGCGCGGGCTACCGCACCGTGACCGTCTACCACCGGCCCAAGTACGAGACGGTCACGCAGGACGGGACCGACTACAGCGTCTCCAACGTGCAGCCCGTCTACCTGTGCGCCACCAACGCCGTGGACTCGGACGGCGACGGCATCTGCGACGCGGCGGAGGCCCGCTACGGCACCAACCCGTACAGCGCGGACACGGACGGCGACCGCATCAGCGACTACGCGGAGCTGTACGGCTACGGCGGCGTGGACCTGCGCTACTACGGCGTGGATCCGCGCAAGAAGGACGTCCTGGTGGAGGTGGACTACTACGCCGACCGCAAGCCCACCCAGGCCGCGCTGGACCGCGTGACGACGGCCTTCGCCAACGCGCCGGTGAGCAACCCCAACGGCACCACGGGCATCAACCTGCACCTGGTGCTGGACTCGCAGATCGCCGCCGCGGACGCGATCGCCAACCTGGACACCGCGTGGCAGGGCGTGGACACCCTCAAGAGCAAGTACTTCCCGGCCCGCCGGGCGCCCTTCTTCCACTACGCCCTCTTCGCCAACACCTACGGCACGACGAGCTCCAGCGGCCTGTCGCGCGGCATCCCCGGCCATGACCTCATCGTGACCCTGGGCGCCTGGAGCCCGGCGGGCGGCACGGAGCTGCAGCAGGCCGGCACCCTCATGCACGAGCTGGGGCACAACATCGGCCTGCGGCATGGCGGCAACGACGACAGCAACTACAAGCCCAACTACCTGAGCCAGATGAACTACGAGTACCAGATGTACGGCCTGCGGGTGGACGGCGTGGACAACGTGCTGGACTACTCGCGCGTGCGCGTCGCCTCCATCAGCGAGTCCTCCATCAACGAGGTCTCCGCCTTCGCGCCCGTCTCCCCCACCACGGAGGCGGACCTGGCCCACATCGGCGTGCGCATCAATGGCATCCAGGTCAGCGGCACCGCGAGCGCCAACCTGGACTTCAACAACAACGGCGTCATCCAGTCCGTGTCCTACGCCAAGGACCTCAACCACGACTCGGACACCCTGGACACCTTCCCCGCGTCGCAGAACGACTGGCTGGCGCTCGTGTATGACGGCGCCTCGCAGATCGGCGACCCCTGGCTGGGCGTGTCCCAGGGCCTGAGCCGCGCGCAGCCGTTCTTCGTCATCCCGGAGAAGACCGACGCCTGCCTCACCGCGGAAGCCTTCCGCGCCCGGTAG